In Terriglobales bacterium, the sequence GCGGCGTCTTCCTGCTCGACACCTTCCAGAACCAGCCCGAGCTGGCCGAGGTGGTGCAGAGCGGGGGCGAGCTCAACGCCCAGCGCGGCGCCAACATCCTGCGCGCCGTGATCAATCCCTTCTCCGGCCCCAAGCAGAGCATCGAGCTCAAAGGAGCGCACGCCGGCGTGCAGGCGCACCTGCTGCAGCCGGTGTTCTTCGTCAACGTGGAAGAGACCGCCGACGCGGGCGACAGCGAGGCCGAGGCGGACGCCAAGCATCCGCCGGAGAAGCCGCTCACCGGCGGGGAACGCTTCCGCATCATCCGCGCGGAATCCAGAAAGGACGTGCGCGTGATCGGCAACCTGAAGATCGCGCTCACCGGCAGGGTCAGCCAGCAGCAGAGCTTTGTGCCCGTCACCGCCGAGGCCCTCTCCGGCGGCTGGTACAAGATCGCACCCGCGGCCCCGCTCAAGCCCGGCGAGTATGCCCTGGTGGAAATGCTGAACTCCCGCGAGATGAACCTCTACGTCTGGGACTTCGGGGTGGACCCCAATGCTCCCGAGAACGGCAGCGCCTGGAAGCCGGTACCGGCGGGGCAGAAGCAGGCGCCCACTGAGAAGCCCGTCCTGGAGAAGCGCCCCAAGGACTGACGCTTACCGCGGCGCCTTCCGCAGGTAGTGCTCGATCCAGTCGCGCACTTCCAGCCGGCGCTCGTCGAGCGGACCGAAGCGCACCCCCAAGGTGCGGTCCTCGGGATGCGTCCAGCAAGGGGCGGCGGTCACGGTCATGGTTTCCTTCTGCGGCAAGCTGAAAGAAAGCAGCATGGGAGCCGAACGGGGAGCTTCCTCCACCTTCAGCGACATGCCCCCGGCGCTGATGTCCAGGCTGTGGGCCTGGACCTTGCGGTCCTCCACGTTGACCACCACTCCCAGCTTGACCGGGAGCCTGATGTCCCGCCTGGTCTCCTTCGACTTCATGACGCGTTCCTCCGGTGGCATTGAGGACCAGTATCCGTTACTTCGGCAGCAACTAGGTCGCCAAAGGTCAGACACCCGTAACTTATTGAAAGTACAAACGATAGTTGATTACATGGCGGGATGGTTCCTGCATGCGAAGTAAGAAATCACCCATTACCCCCGCAAAGGTGGGTTACCTGCCACCCGGCTGAATCGTCCCTTCAGTCGCAGGAAGGGTCTCTCGAAGCAGCGATAGGAGAGCGCGGCGGCAGCCACGGTCCACGCCAGCGAGCCGAACCAGAAGCCGGCGAACTTCAGCGAAGTCTGCTCTCCCAGCCCGAACCAGTGGCGCGCGGTGTTGATGCCCAGGTAGTGAAAGACGTAAAGGCCATAGGAGATGCGGCCCAGGTAGACCAGCGCGGGATGGCCGCGCAGCCGGCCGGTGGTTCCGGCGGGGCCCAGCGCCGCCAGGAACATCAAGACCGCCGCCAGCGCCGCCAGCGGGTATTGCAGCAGGACCGCCGCCGCG encodes:
- a CDS encoding PilZ domain-containing protein, whose protein sequence is MKSKETRRDIRLPVKLGVVVNVEDRKVQAHSLDISAGGMSLKVEEAPRSAPMLLSFSLPQKETMTVTAAPCWTHPEDRTLGVRFGPLDERRLEVRDWIEHYLRKAPR